Part of the Paenibacillus sp. JNUCC32 genome is shown below.
GGCGCAGAGCAAGGCATTCGAAGTGGAGAACGGCGACATTGTGCGCTTCCGCAAGGATAACAAGGATCTGTTTTATGGGTATGTTTTTTCCAAAGAGTGGGGCATGGACGCCCAGGTCAAGGTGATGGCTTACGATCAGCTGCGCTACCTGTCCAGCAACGACACCTACCGGTTCACGAATGCCAAGGTGGAGGATATCATCCGGAAGATCGCCAAGGATTTCAATCTGAAGACAGGAACGCTGGCCGATACGGGCCATACGATCCCTGCCATGCTGGAAGCGGACAAGAAATTGATCGATATCATCTGTAAGGCCCTGGATTCCACGTTGATCGCGACCAAGCAGTACTATATGTTTTACGACCGGTATGGCGAACTGACGTTGACCAACATCAACGACATGCTGCTCATGCTTGCAGTGGGAGAAGACAGCCTCATGACGGATTTTTCATATAAAAAAAGCATCGACAACGAGACGTACAACCGCATCAAAGTCGTGCGGGACAACAAGCAGACGGGCAAGCGGGACGTTTACCTATATCAGCATGGACAAAACATTGCCCAGTGGGGCCTGCTCCAGTTATACGAGGTTGCTGACGAGAACATGAATCCCGCTCAGTTGAAGCAGTTAGCGCAAAATTTGCTGGAGCTGAAGAACAGGGAGCAGCAGACGCTGTCCATCGAGGCTATCGGGGATTTACGGGTCCGTGCCGGAAACACGATCTATGTGAATCTGCCGGAAGAAGGCTTGAAGCCGTATCTCATCGATGAGTGTACGCATAAATTCTCGGACGGTACGCACACGATGTCGCTGAATATGAAGGTGGTGTAAGCAGGGATGCTGGATATTATCAAAAAAGCCAGTCTTAGCGCCGTGGGTAGCACAAACCCGATGGCGGTGCTGTATGGCACAGTCACATCAATCCATCCTCTGGAGGTGAACGTGGATCAGCGTTTCAGCCTGACGGAGGATTTTTTAGTTATCGGAGAGTCGATGACCGAGTACAAGCTGAACATTGGCGGCGCGGAATATGTGATTCGAAAAGGGCTGGAAACGGGAGACACGGTGCTGCTCATTCGTTACCAGGGCGGGCAAACGTATCTCGTGCTGGATCGGTTGGTGAAGCCGTCATGATTCCGCAGGGAGGAACGCTGCAACCGGGTAGCGAGATCATGGAAACACTGGAGCAGCCCAGCCTAACGTATAACTTGAACCTGGAGGAAGGTACGATATCTGGTCACATTGACGGTCTTGAGGCCGTGAAACAGGCAGTCGTCAAAATCCTTCAGACGCGCCGTTTTGAACATTTGATCTACAGCAGCAATTATGGGCAGGAGTTGGACTCCGTCATTGGCCGTGACCCGCTGTGGGCCTATGCTGAAATCGAACGGCACATCAAGGAAGCGCTGCTGCAGGATGATCGCGTGTTGTCGGTGGATGACATGAATATTACGTTTACTGGCGAGTTGGCCATGGCAGAGTTTACGGTCCGAAGTGTGTATGGCACTTACAGTATGACCAAGGAGGTGAGGGAGGATGGTTGAGGAACAGACGTATGAAGCCATTCTGGAGCGGATGCTGGATCGCATCCCGGAGGGTATGGATAAAAGGGAAGGCAGCATCATCTACGATGCGTTGGCGCCTTCCGCGGCTGAGCTTGCCCAGATGTACGTGGAATTGGAGTATTCCATGAACCTGAAATTTGCTGCTACGGCATCGGGCGAATTTTTGGATCGGAGCATTGCCTGGTCGGGACTGACCCGAAAGCAGGCTACAAAAGCACAACTGCTGGGGCAATTTTCGGGCAGTAACGGCGTCCCGGTGGATGTGCCTATAGGGAGCCGTTTTTCATTGGATCCGCTGAATTACAAAGTCATGACCCGGCTGGGTGCGGGGCAGTACGTGCTGGAATGCGAGACAAGCGGGAAGGAAGGCAACCGCCGATTCGGTTCGCTGCTTCCGCTGGAATACGTAGAAGGCTTGGTTAAGGCCGAACTGGTGGAGCTCTGGGTACCTGGCGAGGATACCGAATCGGATGAAGCGTTATATGACCGATACCGCGAAAAA
Proteins encoded:
- a CDS encoding baseplate J/gp47 family protein; the protein is MVEEQTYEAILERMLDRIPEGMDKREGSIIYDALAPSAAELAQMYVELEYSMNLKFAATASGEFLDRSIAWSGLTRKQATKAQLLGQFSGSNGVPVDVPIGSRFSLDPLNYKVMTRLGAGQYVLECETSGKEGNRRFGSLLPLEYVEGLVKAELVELWVPGEDTESDEALYDRYREKISRPVTSANRNQYELWAREKAGVGKAKAFPLWDGPGTVKVVLLDNEMRSPTSSVVESVQQHIDPTMGGMGEGAAPVGSVVTVVGATEVPIHIEVQVTLLDGAGLDGVQEAIEQGVRQYLKDLAMSDPLVRYNRIANVILDIPSVIDYEVLTVNGGTDSIPIEPEAVAVLGTVTVR
- a CDS encoding DUF2577 domain-containing protein, with the translated sequence MLDIIKKASLSAVGSTNPMAVLYGTVTSIHPLEVNVDQRFSLTEDFLVIGESMTEYKLNIGGAEYVIRKGLETGDTVLLIRYQGGQTYLVLDRLVKPS
- a CDS encoding DUF2634 domain-containing protein encodes the protein MIPQGGTLQPGSEIMETLEQPSLTYNLNLEEGTISGHIDGLEAVKQAVVKILQTRRFEHLIYSSNYGQELDSVIGRDPLWAYAEIERHIKEALLQDDRVLSVDDMNITFTGELAMAEFTVRSVYGTYSMTKEVREDG
- a CDS encoding XkdQ/YqbQ family protein, whose product is MIELMIDRKNGSVWDLGQIVTDITWKTSRQAKPASLDINYVNDGLAQSKAFEVENGDIVRFRKDNKDLFYGYVFSKEWGMDAQVKVMAYDQLRYLSSNDTYRFTNAKVEDIIRKIAKDFNLKTGTLADTGHTIPAMLEADKKLIDIICKALDSTLIATKQYYMFYDRYGELTLTNINDMLLMLAVGEDSLMTDFSYKKSIDNETYNRIKVVRDNKQTGKRDVYLYQHGQNIAQWGLLQLYEVADENMNPAQLKQLAQNLLELKNREQQTLSIEAIGDLRVRAGNTIYVNLPEEGLKPYLIDECTHKFSDGTHTMSLNMKVV